A stretch of the Ptiloglossa arizonensis isolate GNS036 chromosome 1, iyPtiAriz1_principal, whole genome shotgun sequence genome encodes the following:
- the Pigeon gene encoding gamma-secretase activating protein pigeon: MIENLAAKLCLLLPEKTHSAEQWKLLGQEKDGCLLVGWTEEGVKDNVFTSYTVIGHYDRTNDKLQVLHQFSEVLNIVQASINQSHTVFGYVVKQKICSDTSTESVEGTDENTLTEVEMYEAYIVELRGKEVTIHNLDTKRSKQVRIQFLYREKEDWHLDKFLLLIHQECVIIYTILFDTIESDFQPVQELKSEPLVKAFIWAQWDMINQVLYHIHHRRIPVSLVSEDDDEKQNKSIRTNPTLSGLQFHDDLPHETVLNIPLNLPQLSTSSNCGTYEDDVIPLRVHDCSLDLIVVSDSKGMVCVCHHYLYRPVKPQQHVLNSLNESNTVHFAYSVTLLHHSCVIHCVIPGIPWSRAKLIRPTFAIYEHHHMIVLVQGLFTHLLEIGTNHEPCCHILCGPLTTIPSRSSYLVPLLELENNNKGSKKKYDSTSLEGSNATLHPNTNILTIDLPTLDLVQLTIPSDFLAEVFRKETSTEVRLGILHYFLCHRNDVDIISELVCTIAEKPRSLEIVRYMQEVLIGGAYALVQKNLLPDAIPLLALLPVTTMEEYNSFEIKVNDLSITLSHEKLWNTSVMLLSPQQRLIPYRSDLWTRLWDQLSKNNGDKTRFKPSKIAEKLLVSLACYQPEALSRSSTPMSPSGGLVVAAVSLGDLTGSRSNKLLDSSLPFNETESCTASKQEHVVSVNLRELSMYLLKHGTQTSMTYVQGSCTPLHVHAMATRHAAAQLEISRALCQMLCRAASVDPRIEQERGFILVDQLDEARRWLLFILLERYRCAIESIAFPAPQGFTSFFTYLGYRTLKYSMFLQYVQRSVFELQVDVSKIIMADISDTKENAIRKLTLLSLLPRSRAKRLLNQWLHPVSFMIRAREHAANILCGEISQNRCRTSQHRNHHNGLAAFPSADRLSPLDTFLDLLTAKASLTELDFGLLIEATVTSTEDFL, encoded by the exons ATGATAGAAAATCTTGCTGCTAAgttatgtttacttttgccggAAAAAACGCATTCAG CGGAACAATGGAAATTATTGGGCCAAGAGAAAGACGGATGTCTACTAGTTGGATGGACAGAAGAAGGAGTAAAAGACAATGTATTCACGTCATATACTGTTATAGGCCATTACGACCGGACTAATGATAAATTACAG GTGTTGCACCAATTCTCAGaagtattaaatattgtacaagCATCAATAAATCAGAGCCATACTGTTTTTGGATATGTAgtgaaacagaaaatttgcTCAGACACAAGTACAGAATCTGTAGAAGGAACAGATGAAAATACACTGACTGAAGTAGAAATGTATGAAGCATACATAGTTGAATTACGTGGAAAAGAAGTCACAATTCATAATTTAGATACAAAAAGATCTAAACAAGTACgcattcaatttttatatagagaaaaagaagattggcATTTGGACAAATTCTTATTATTAATCCATCAAGAAT GTGTTATCATATATACTATATTGTTTGATACAATTGAGTCAGATTTTCAACCAGTACAAGAGTTAAAATCTGAACCATTAGTAAAAGCATTTATTTGGGCTCAATGGGACATGATAAATCAAGTTTTATATCATATACATCATCGACGAATTCCAGTAAGTTTAGTTTCTGAAGATGATGATGAAAAACAAAATAAGTCTATACGAACTAATCCAACACTTAGTGGTCTTCAATTTCACGATGACTTACCTCATGAGACTGTG CTGAATATACCGCTGAATTTACCTCAATTATCAACTTCTTCCAATTGTGGAACTTATGAGGATGATGTTATACCTTTAAGAGTTCATGATTGTTCCTTAGATCTCATTGTGGTTTCTGACTCTAAAGGAATGGTCTGTGTGTGCCACCATTACTTGTATCGTCCAGTAAAACCACAACAACATGTACTTAACTCATTAAATGAATCTAATACAGTGCATTTTGCATATTCTGTAACGCTTCTTCATCACAGTTGTGTGATTCATTGTGTTATACCAGGCATACCGTGGTCGCGCGCTAAACTTATACGACCAACGTTTGCGATTTATGAACATCATCACATGATTGTCCTCGTACAAGGTTTATTTACTCATCTCCTTGAAATTGGAACGAATCACGAACCGTGTTGTCATATATTATGTGGTCCATTGACTACAATTCCATCGCGCTCTTCTTACCTGGTCCCATTACTTGaattagaaaataataacaaaggAAGCAAGAAGAAATATGATTCAACTTCTTTAGAAGGGAGCAATGCCACTCTTCATCCTAATACGAACATACTAACAATAGACTTACCTACATTGGACTTGGTACAATTGACAATTCCTTCCGACTTTCTTGCcgaagtgtttcgtaaagaaacATCAACGGAAGTACGCTTAGGAATACTACATTACTTTCTCTGCCACAGAAACGATGTGGATATTATTTCAGAATTAGTATGCACAATCGCAGAAAAGCCAAGGTCACTGGAAATTGTACGGTATATGCAAGAAGTTCTTATCGGTGGTGCGTATGCTTTGGTACAAAAAAACTTGCTACCAGATGCTATACCTCTGCTGGCGTTACTACCCGTTACAACTATGGAAGAATATAATAGTTTTGAAATTAAAGTGAACGATTTAAGTATAACATTGAGTCATGAGAAGCTTTGGAACACGTCGGTTATGTTACTTTCGCCGCAACAAAGATTAATTCCTTATCGTAGCGACTTGTGGACTAGATTATGGGATCAACTTAGTAAAAATAATGGGGACAAAACGAGGTTTAAGCCCAGCAAAATTGCagaaaaattattagtttctttaGCGTGTTATCAACCTGAAGCATTATCCAGATCCAGTACTCCAATGTCTCCAAGTGGAGG ATTGGTTGTAGCGGCAGTATCTCTTGGAGATTTAACAGGTAGTCGCAGTAATAAATTGTTGGACTCAAGTTTGCCATTTAACGAGACAGAGAGCTGCACAGCCTCGAAACAGGAACATGTTGTATCTGTAAACTTAAGGGAATTGTCCATGTACTTACTAAAACATGGTACACAGACATCAATGACGTATGTTCAAGGATCATGTACCCCCCTACATGTTCATGCTATGGCGACAAGACATGCCGCGGCACAGTTGGAAATATCACGAGCTCTTTGTCAAATGCTATGTCGAGCTGCAAGTGTGGATCCACGAATCGAACAAGAGCGCGGCTTCATTTTGGT TGATCAACTAGACGAAGCAAGGCGAtggttattatttatattattagagCGCTATAGGTGTGCAATAGAAAGTATAGCATTCCCAGCACCACAGGGATTCACATcgtttttcacttatcttggaTACAGAACTCTAAAGTATTCTATGTTCTTACAGTATGTACAACGATCAGTATTTGAATTACAAGTGGACGTCAGCAAAATTATCATGGCTG ATATTAGTGATACGAAAGAAAATGCTATACGTAAATTAACTTTGTTGTCTTTACTACCGAGATCACGAGCCAAGAGACTTCTAAATCAGTGGTTGCATCCAGTGAGTTTCATGATACGAGCTCGTGAACACGCTGCTAACATTTTATGCGGCGAGATAAGTCAAAATCGTTGTAGAACATCGCAGCACAGAAATCATCACAATG gtTTAGCTGCATTTCCTTCTGCGGATCGTTTATCTCCGCTAGATACATTTCTCGATCTACTTACAGCAAAAG CTAGTCTAACCGAACTAGATTTCGGTCTACTTATAGAAGCTACAGTAACATCTACGGAAGATTTTTTATAG